In Actinomycetota bacterium, the genomic stretch TCAAGGCGGCGCAGGGCCTGCGCAGCGAGGTGGTGCGGAAGGCGCGCATCAAGGTGGGCGAGGGCATCGCGGGGCTGGTGGCGGAGAGGAGGGAAGGCATGCTCCTCCTGGACGACCTCATGGACCCGCGCCTGCGGAGCCGCCGCAAGATATCCGACGCCCTCAGCGTGCCCATCATTTCCGAGGGCGAGCTCCTGGGGGTCCTCAACCTCAACACCAAGAGGAACCAGGCCTTCGGCGAAGTCGACCTCTTCCTCCTGAACACCCTCATCAAGCAGATAGCAACGGCCATCGAGCGCGGAAAACGCCTCGAGGTACTGCGCAAGAGGCTGGGGGAGGTCGAGCACGAGGAAAGGGAGGCCCTGCAGGAGATGCAGCGTCTCAACCTGCTGCTGGACGACAAGAGGAGGGAATACCAGCGCATCCGCCAGGAACACGACAAGTTACTGCGCGAGATGCGGGGGCTGTCGGGCCCGGTGGCCTGAGACCGCGGGGTAAACCGCGGCGACCTGGCGGAGGGGAAAGCGGGCCGGGCACCGGGGTAAACCCGGCGTGGGCCGTGGTATGACACGGGGAGGGTAAGGCCCCGGTGCATGCCGCGGCGGTCGCAATCGAGGGGTCAGCCTGTCCGGGAAAGGTTATGCGGTGGAGGAGTGAAGCCGGTCATGGATGAGGAGAAACGCTACCTCCTTGCCCTCTACACCAGCCCGAGGCGCGGGGGCAACACCTCGCTCCTGCTCGAGGAGCTGGTGGAGGGCGCGAGGGAAGCCGGCCTGCGCGTGGTGGAGTTCCGCACGGCCTCCATGGACATCAGGCCGTGCCGCGCCTGCGACGCCTGCTTCCTTGACGGGGAATGCGTGCAGAAGGACGAGATGCAGGACATCTACCCTCATCTTACCGGCGCCGGGGCCGTCGCCCTGGCCGCGCCCATATTCTCCATGAACATCTGCGCGCAGGCCAAGGCGCTCATCGATCGCTGCCAGCGCTTCTGGTCCGCGCGTTACGTGCTGAAGATCGAACCGGTGGAACCGGGGTTCGCCGCGTTGAGGAGGGGCTTCTTTATATCCTGCTGCGGGCGCGACAGGCCGGAGACCTTCGCGTGCACGCGGCCGACGATTACCTATTTCTTCCATATCATCCAGGTCGCGGACTGGGAATCCCTTACCTATTCCGGGGTGGACCGCGCCGGCGACATACGCGAAAGGGAGGGCGCGCTTGAGGCGGCGCGCGCCCTCGGGGTATCCCTGCGGGACCTGGGGAAGCCCTTGCGCTGAAGGG encodes the following:
- a CDS encoding GAF domain-containing protein; translation: MADEASGSAGEERYLRKIKELDMIWRLNEQIMTFENMDRLLQDILSGAIEVMEATSGSIMLIDPPGSDSLVIKAAQGLRSEVVRKARIKVGEGIAGLVAERREGMLLLDDLMDPRLRSRRKISDALSVPIISEGELLGVLNLNTKRNQAFGEVDLFLLNTLIKQIATAIERGKRLEVLRKRLGEVEHEEREALQEMQRLNLLLDDKRREYQRIRQEHDKLLREMRGLSGPVA
- a CDS encoding flavodoxin family protein, whose translation is MDEEKRYLLALYTSPRRGGNTSLLLEELVEGAREAGLRVVEFRTASMDIRPCRACDACFLDGECVQKDEMQDIYPHLTGAGAVALAAPIFSMNICAQAKALIDRCQRFWSARYVLKIEPVEPGFAALRRGFFISCCGRDRPETFACTRPTITYFFHIIQVADWESLTYSGVDRAGDIREREGALEAARALGVSLRDLGKPLR